One window from the genome of Nicotiana sylvestris chromosome 9, ASM39365v2, whole genome shotgun sequence encodes:
- the LOC138878194 gene encoding uncharacterized protein produces the protein MHSGTCYLELPICYGCGMRGHIQRHCRVSRQGAGIGTAQSFGLVASTSSAPSPARGTLAPAGRDVARGGAQSSGGPSRFYAMSGCQTVEASPDVVTSILTVQSHDVYALIDPGSTLSYVTPFVAMEFGIEPEQLHEPFSVSTPVGESILATRAYRSCVVTVRGRDPMADLIELGMVDFDVIMGMDWHYSYFVKLDYRTITMRLEFPN, from the coding sequence ATGCACTCAGGGACTTGCTATTTGGAGTTACCTAtatgctatggatgtgggatgaggggtcatattCAGAGGCATTGTCGTGTATCCCGCCAGGGAGCGGGTATTGGCACAGCTCAGTCATTTGGTCTAGTAGCTTCTACATCTTCAGCCCCCTCTCCAGCTCGAGGTACCCTAGCACCCGCAGGGCGAGATGTAGCTAGGGGTGGTGCACAAAGTTCAGGAGGGCCCAGccggttctatgctatgagtggttgCCAGACTgtagaggcttctccagatgttgttacaagtattctgactgtccaatcccatgatgtgtatgcacttattgaccccggttccaccctgtcctatgttaccccttttgttgctatggaattcGGGATAGAACCAGAACAACTTCATGAACCATTCTCGGTATCTACTCCGGTTGGTGAGTCAATTTTGGCTACTCGAGCTTATAGAAGTTGTGTTGTCACGGTGCGAGGTAGGGATCCTATGGCCGATCTCATTGAATTGgggatggttgattttgatgtgataatgggaatggattggcatTACTCATATTTTGTCAAGCTTGATTATCGAACTATAACTATGAGGCTTGAGTTTCCTAATTAG
- the LOC138878195 gene encoding uncharacterized protein: MAPFEALYGRRCRPLIGWFEVGEAKLTGPDLVHQAMEKVKIIKGRLKTAQNRQKSYSDVHRRDLEFKEDDWVNDELSYEEVPIAILDRQVQKLRNKEIASVKVLWRNQQVEEATWEAEDEMKKKYPQLFE; encoded by the exons atggcaccatttgaggcattgtatggtaggagatgtaggcctctcattgggtggttcgaggttggagaagctaaATTGACAGGGCCGGATCTCGTTcatcaggctatggagaaagtcaagattattaaaggGAGGTTAAAAACTGCTCAAAATCGTCAAAAGTCATATTCGGATGTTCATCGCAGAGACTTGGAGTTCAAggaggatgattgg gttaatgatgAACTATCGTATGAAGAAGTTCcaattgccattcttgataggcaagttcagaaattgagaaataaggaaattgcctccgtgaaagtgttatggcgaaaccagcaagttgaggaagccacttgggaagccgaggatgaaatgaaaaagaagtacccacaGTTGTTTGAATAG